In the Azospirillum humicireducens genome, CAGCGTCAGGAAGCCCAGGCTGAAATGGACGCTGGGGCGGGCGAACAGCCGCCACAGGCACGTCACGGCGGATCGGATCGTCATTTCTGGCCGCCTTGGGCATGGCCCAGGACCGAGTCGAAGTCGCGGAAGCTGTTGGGAACGATGGGCTGCGCGTCGGTCTGCTGGACGTGGCACTGGGTGCAGAAGTAGCGGCGCGCCGCCACCGTGCCCAGCGTCTGGCCGTCACGGTCCTGGAAATGGGTGACCGACAGCATCGGCGCCTGCGAGCCGGCCGTGTTGCGGCGGTCGTGGCAGGTCAGGCACTTGTTGATGTTCAGGTCGATCTGGTAGTCGCGGATGGCATGCGGGATCAGCGGCGGCTGGTCGGCGTAGTTGCGTACGCGCTTCTGGTCGTCGGTGATCTCGCGGTGGGTCGCCTCGGCCGGGACATCCAGGGTGATCGGATGGTTGGCGGAGGGGACGACGATCCCCCCCACGGTGCCGGTGGCGCCGGTAGCGGCAACCGGCTTGTCGGCGGCGACGACCCCGGAGGTGACGCC is a window encoding:
- a CDS encoding nitrate reductase cytochrome c-type subunit, whose translation is MKTRFLIAALALLAGVPALTIGVTSGVVAADKPVAATGATGTVGGIVVPSANHPITLDVPAEATHREITDDQKRVRNYADQPPLIPHAIRDYQIDLNINKCLTCHDRRNTAGSQAPMLSVTHFQDRDGQTLGTVAARRYFCTQCHVQQTDAQPIVPNSFRDFDSVLGHAQGGQK